GTAGCGTTTCAAAAATCTGTAGCGTCCACGCGCTACAAAAACACTGCAAATGGGGTTATTTCGGATGATCTCGGGTGATATGAAGAAAATCTGACCTATTGAAACAATCTCTGATGGCAGACTGTAAATATCTAATTTTAGATATGATTTTTAAAAACAAAAAAGCCACGCTTTTGATTCGTGGCTTTTTCAAAATTCATTGTTTGGGATGGTAGGGGGCGAGGGACTTGAACCCCCGATCCCAGTGTTATGAGCACCGTGCTTTAACCAACTAAGCTAGCCCCCCACTTTAGAGCTTCTAAAGTAGCAAAAGAGCTTACATCGCGCAAAGGCGGGATACGACGCTCCACTCCGCAATAGCTTTGTTCTCATGTTTTCGCCGATTACGAATGGACCATCTTCAAGACTGGACAACCCTAGAGCCAAGACCGAGGGAGTAAAATGGAGGCTCAAGCAATTTAATGCAACAAGGGAGGAGACTGCCATGGATAAACACTATGAAGGACTGTGGGCCGTCATCACGGGGGCATCCAGCGGAATCGGCTACGAACTCGCCAAACAGTTCGCTTTACATGGTTTCGATATTCTTGTCGCCGCAGAGGACGCAGGGATCGTCGAAGCCGCACACTCGTTCTCTCAATACGGCACAAAAGTGGACTACATTCAGGTCGACCTAAGAAAAGCGGAGGAAGTGGAACGACTTCATTCACGCATTCTTCAAGAAGGCCGGGCCTTGGACGCTATTGCCATTAATGCCGGAGTCGGCGTGGGAGGAGCTTCGTTTGACAAAACAGATCTGAAAACCGAAATCGACCTGATTCATTTAAACGTCGTTTCGGTGGTTCATCTAACAAAACTAGTATTAAAGGATATGATTGAGGCTGGCCATGGCCGCATTCTTTTCACATCTTCCGTCGCGGCATTCATGCCGGGACCGTATGAAGCCGTTTATTCAGCATCAAAAGCCTTCGTACAATCCTTTGCTGAAGGTATTCGCGCAGAGGCTAA
The window above is part of the Bdellovibrio sp. ArHS genome. Proteins encoded here:
- a CDS encoding SDR family NAD(P)-dependent oxidoreductase, whose amino-acid sequence is MDKHYEGLWAVITGASSGIGYELAKQFALHGFDILVAAEDAGIVEAAHSFSQYGTKVDYIQVDLRKAEEVERLHSRILQEGRALDAIAINAGVGVGGASFDKTDLKTEIDLIHLNVVSVVHLTKLVLKDMIEAGHGRILFTSSVAAFMPGPYEAVYSASKAFVQSFAEGIRAEAKDKGISITALQPGPTETNFFHRSGMDDTKVGDQEKDRAADVAEDGFEALMAGRDSIIAGSLKNRIQANIAKILPQKVAAKTHESMTKPNNPKDR